Proteins encoded in a region of the uncultured Methanobrevibacter sp. genome:
- a CDS encoding acyltransferase, which yields MSLKQRIFYLDELRMIAILAVILCHVDSFYPYVTTSLKVAIPYFLTELGRIGVPLFLMISGALLIGKDYDLGFFLKKRFSRILVPFIFWVIVISAYQFYVLKTNPVGVLDWALGKGVTWYVYELIGAYFMIPIINSFIKEYGDKAVKYFLILWAVTLLIQTFNYNPIDHFKLDYFAGFIGTMVFGHYLYTKKFNLSDGAMILIGILLFIVFYAINCANTFYTTSSFSYHSVVPVLQAAGVFLTFRYLSEYKNNNPGSFIGKVRTKIEDGVIGKIVLSISTCSYAMYFTHTIVYMTLRKYLEVSSLKLLPVLFIVTVVLSWAIAYASSKIPYISKVCGVK from the coding sequence ATGAGTTTAAAACAAAGAATATTCTATCTGGATGAACTGAGAATGATTGCGATTCTAGCAGTTATCCTATGCCATGTAGACAGTTTCTATCCATACGTTACAACCAGTCTTAAAGTGGCAATACCTTACTTTTTAACCGAACTTGGAAGAATTGGTGTGCCGCTGTTTTTAATGATCAGCGGAGCGCTTCTTATTGGCAAGGATTATGATTTAGGATTTTTTTTAAAAAAGAGATTCAGCAGAATACTCGTTCCATTCATATTTTGGGTAATAGTTATTTCAGCCTATCAGTTCTATGTCCTCAAGACAAATCCTGTGGGTGTTCTTGACTGGGCATTGGGAAAAGGCGTTACATGGTATGTCTATGAACTGATTGGTGCTTATTTCATGATTCCAATTATAAACTCATTCATTAAGGAATATGGAGATAAGGCAGTCAAATATTTCCTGATATTATGGGCAGTGACACTCTTAATCCAAACATTCAATTACAATCCAATAGATCATTTTAAACTGGATTATTTTGCAGGATTTATCGGAACAATGGTTTTCGGTCATTATTTATATACCAAAAAGTTTAATTTATCCGACGGAGCAATGATTTTAATTGGAATTCTCTTGTTCATTGTTTTTTATGCAATAAACTGTGCAAATACATTTTATACTACATCTTCTTTTTCTTATCATTCAGTAGTTCCGGTACTGCAGGCTGCAGGTGTATTTCTGACATTCAGATATCTTTCTGAATATAAAAACAACAATCCAGGTTCATTTATAGGCAAAGTGCGCACAAAAATAGAGGACGGTGTGATTGGAAAAATAGTACTTTCCATCAGTACATGCAGCTATGCCATGTATTTTACTCATACAATTGTTTATATGACCTTAAGAAAATACCTGGAAGTCAGTTCACTGAAATTACTGCCTGTGCTCTTTATTGTAACTGTAGTTCTCTCATGGGCCATCGCATATGCAAGCAGCAAAATTCCTTATATATCAAAAGTCTGCGGTGTCAAGTAA
- a CDS encoding MATE family efflux transporter, whose translation MSKSKNIEMITGDPKKAIIKLALPMMLSMLLIMLYNIADSIWVAGLGADALAAIGFITPLFMVLVGLGNGIGAGANSLIARSIGAKNHEGANNAALHGIVLSIIVSLIFTVLIEVFMIPILEFMGAGNTISYAAEYSYIIFGFLLIFVYSGVASAIFRSEGDMRRATIAIAVTAIMNIILDPIFIYILNMGISGAAWATVFSAALSCIVMSYWMWGKRDLYLDLSLKNFKYSSRIMIDTLQVAIPSTLETIVFSALAILINSMLVIAANSDAVAVYTASMRIVQLSMIPLIGLGTAVLTVAGVAYGAHNYKNLQTAHSYSIRVGFIISIILGALMYIFSSQIAALFSYTDASAALAPQIATAISTLSLFVLAIPHGIMSSMVFQGVGKGTYSLLITLLRSLILETVFAYLFCFIFGWGVVGIYAGVIFGCFVGGTVGYIWAKIFIRRFKEISLKKYTHHEE comes from the coding sequence ATGAGCAAAAGTAAAAATATTGAAATGATTACAGGAGATCCTAAAAAGGCTATTATCAAACTGGCCCTTCCTATGATGCTGTCAATGCTTTTAATCATGCTTTATAATATTGCAGACAGTATATGGGTAGCTGGTCTTGGGGCCGACGCCCTTGCCGCTATAGGATTCATTACACCATTATTTATGGTACTTGTCGGTCTTGGAAACGGAATAGGTGCAGGTGCAAATTCTCTGATTGCAAGAAGTATCGGTGCGAAAAATCATGAAGGTGCAAACAATGCCGCACTTCACGGAATTGTATTGTCAATAATTGTATCTTTGATATTCACAGTCTTAATTGAAGTGTTCATGATTCCTATCCTTGAGTTTATGGGTGCCGGAAACACAATAAGCTATGCTGCAGAGTACAGCTACATCATATTCGGATTCCTTTTAATCTTTGTATATTCAGGTGTTGCATCAGCAATATTCAGATCAGAAGGAGACATGAGACGTGCAACAATAGCTATTGCGGTTACAGCAATAATGAACATCATTTTAGATCCTATCTTTATTTATATATTGAACATGGGAATTTCAGGTGCCGCATGGGCTACAGTCTTTTCCGCAGCACTTTCATGTATCGTAATGAGCTACTGGATGTGGGGTAAAAGGGACTTGTACCTTGATTTGTCACTTAAAAACTTCAAATACTCTTCAAGAATAATGATTGACACACTTCAGGTTGCAATTCCTTCAACACTGGAAACCATTGTATTTTCCGCTCTTGCAATCCTTATAAACTCAATGCTTGTGATAGCTGCAAATTCAGATGCGGTAGCGGTATATACAGCTTCAATGAGAATTGTACAGTTATCCATGATTCCTTTAATAGGTCTTGGAACTGCAGTACTGACAGTTGCAGGTGTGGCATACGGGGCACATAACTATAAAAATCTCCAGACTGCCCATTCCTATTCAATAAGAGTAGGTTTTATAATATCAATCATCCTTGGTGCACTGATGTATATATTTTCAAGCCAGATTGCAGCACTCTTTTCCTATACCGATGCAAGTGCGGCACTGGCACCTCAGATTGCAACAGCAATATCAACACTTAGTCTCTTTGTTCTTGCAATCCCTCACGGTATAATGTCATCAATGGTATTTCAGGGTGTCGGAAAGGGAACATACTCACTTCTCATTACCCTTTTAAGGTCACTGATTCTGGAAACTGTATTTGCATATTTATTCTGCTTTATCTTCGGATGGGGAGTTGTGGGAATTTATGCTGGAGTTATTTTCGGTTGTTTTGTTGGAGGAACAGTCGGATACATCTGGGCGAAAATATTTATCAGAAGATTCAAGGAAATCTCTCTTAAAAAATACACTCACCATGAGGAATAA
- a CDS encoding MarR family winged helix-turn-helix transcriptional regulator has protein sequence MSLEDLKEIDATELPVAKLIMLIARGYTIYINHNLTDLDINSTQIQLLFEISNHCNINQEQISQRCSMNKGAVARSIKKLEDKGLITREIDENNRRQNKLSLTKKGEQTLAQAIEILNCWEDQVILDEGYVEKELLQKILKEIAVKTMELNKGEY, from the coding sequence ATGAGTTTGGAAGATTTAAAAGAGATTGACGCAACTGAACTTCCCGTTGCAAAACTCATCATGCTGATTGCAAGAGGATACACCATATACATCAACCATAATCTCACAGATTTGGACATAAATTCAACACAGATACAGCTTTTGTTTGAAATATCTAATCACTGCAACATAAATCAGGAACAAATATCTCAAAGATGCAGCATGAACAAGGGAGCCGTTGCAAGGTCAATTAAAAAACTTGAAGACAAAGGATTGATTACACGAGAGATTGATGAAAACAACCGCCGCCAGAATAAGCTTTCACTTACAAAAAAAGGTGAGCAGACTCTGGCTCAAGCTATTGAAATATTAAACTGCTGGGAAGATCAGGTTATACTGGATGAAGGTTATGTTGAAAAGGAACTTCTTCAGAAAATTCTAAAGGAAATTGCTGTTAAAACAATGGAATTAAATAAGGGAGAGTATTAA
- a CDS encoding flavodoxin gives MKSLVTYYSRSNITKKLAEKIAGKTNSDIEEIISNVKYEGKIGYARAGKDAMTEKIIDIKSLKFDPAEYDMVYIGTPVWAGKAASPVITYLKMNEGKFTNVKFFATAGSSGFESTFKQMEKKSVKPLKTLSLTTKQVKNDDYDLDSFIE, from the coding sequence ATGAAATCATTAGTGACATATTACTCAAGATCAAACATTACAAAAAAGCTTGCAGAAAAAATAGCAGGCAAAACCAATTCGGATATTGAAGAAATCATATCCAATGTAAAGTATGAAGGAAAAATAGGTTATGCCCGCGCAGGAAAAGATGCAATGACAGAAAAGATTATAGATATAAAATCATTGAAATTCGACCCTGCAGAATATGACATGGTCTATATAGGAACACCTGTATGGGCAGGCAAGGCTGCATCTCCGGTAATAACATACTTGAAAATGAACGAAGGAAAATTCACCAACGTCAAATTCTTTGCAACTGCAGGAAGCAGCGGATTTGAATCCACATTTAAACAGATGGAAAAGAAATCAGTAAAACCATTAAAAACATTAAGCCTTACAACCAAACAAGTCAAAAATGATGATTATGATTTGGATTCATTCATAGAGTGA
- a CDS encoding acyltransferase family protein, which produces MTTKVRINKYDNLKGLAIILIVLGHLDYLDVMNPFFISRFFFMIDLPVFFFVAGYFSKIAADQPIKSFKRLMVPYFLFCLLIEVFRFVYLGSTNWAMIFLQSSMAMWFLIALFAMKMLLPILDKLKYPLIIALIAAVFVGIYDVHPNLLAVSRTFSYLPIFLLGFYFNSYKEYFSKAHSKLYAFYDKYFYIITVLVILATIVVTIKFNGKFFVFKTPYAGNLLYEAIKKFIVLVLEIMWVIILNRVMTNRECFLTKLGRNSMAIYVLHPFIYYTFKPVWPTMISSPTISIVLSLILTAITVFILSRDIVTVYLNKFTDGVFNIFFNPV; this is translated from the coding sequence ATGACAACAAAAGTTAGAATTAACAAATATGATAATCTGAAAGGTCTGGCCATCATTCTGATTGTTTTAGGCCATCTGGATTATTTGGATGTCATGAACCCATTTTTTATTTCAAGATTTTTCTTTATGATAGACCTGCCTGTGTTCTTTTTTGTTGCAGGATATTTTTCTAAAATCGCAGCCGATCAACCTATAAAGAGTTTCAAAAGGCTGATGGTACCATATTTCCTATTCTGTTTGTTGATTGAAGTTTTCCGTTTTGTCTATCTTGGATCAACAAATTGGGCAATGATATTCCTTCAGTCAAGTATGGCCATGTGGTTTTTAATTGCGCTTTTTGCAATGAAAATGCTTTTGCCTATTCTCGACAAGCTCAAATATCCTCTCATTATAGCACTGATAGCAGCAGTCTTCGTCGGAATATATGATGTACATCCAAACCTGCTTGCAGTATCACGTACATTTTCATACCTGCCGATATTCCTCTTAGGTTTCTATTTCAACAGCTATAAGGAATACTTTTCAAAGGCACATTCCAAACTCTATGCATTTTACGATAAGTACTTCTATATAATTACAGTTCTTGTGATTTTGGCCACCATAGTAGTAACCATTAAATTCAACGGTAAATTCTTCGTATTTAAGACACCATACGCAGGAAATCTATTATATGAAGCCATTAAAAAATTCATAGTTCTTGTACTGGAAATAATGTGGGTTATTATATTGAACAGAGTCATGACAAACAGGGAATGTTTCCTGACAAAACTTGGAAGAAATTCCATGGCAATATACGTACTGCATCCATTCATATATTACACATTCAAACCAGTCTGGCCGACTATGATTTCTTCACCAACCATATCAATAGTACTCTCATTAATATTAACCGCAATAACAGTATTTATACTGTCAAGAGATATCGTAACAGTATATTTAAACAAATTTACAGACGGTGTTTTCAATATATTTTTCAACCCGGTTTAA
- a CDS encoding flavin reductase family protein, with protein sequence MKVNLKPRAMMYPSPAVVASAYDEDGNADCCTLAFATMCSHHPPAIMIAINSTLKRKTLKSILYSKEFCVGFPDISQVSEADYMGIASGYDTDKVKDVGYTTKKAELVNAPVINEFKASVECRTMNVVNIGSHTQITGEIVNIQADEEILNDKNKIDFDLLNPIAWDDVSHSYYSMGEKIADGFKTGLKFK encoded by the coding sequence ATGAAAGTAAATCTAAAACCAAGAGCAATGATGTATCCCTCACCTGCGGTTGTTGCAAGCGCATATGATGAGGATGGAAATGCGGACTGCTGTACACTGGCATTTGCCACAATGTGTTCCCATCACCCTCCGGCAATAATGATTGCAATCAACTCCACACTTAAAAGAAAGACCCTTAAAAGCATTCTCTACTCAAAAGAGTTCTGTGTCGGATTTCCCGATATCTCTCAGGTAAGCGAGGCAGACTATATGGGAATAGCTTCAGGTTATGATACAGACAAAGTTAAAGATGTTGGCTACACTACAAAAAAGGCAGAATTGGTCAATGCACCTGTCATCAATGAATTCAAGGCATCTGTTGAATGCAGGACTATGAATGTTGTTAACATCGGAAGCCACACTCAAATTACTGGTGAAATCGTCAACATCCAGGCGGATGAGGAAATTTTAAACGATAAAAATAAAATTGATTTTGATTTGTTAAATCCGATTGCGTGGGATGACGTGTCACACAGCTACTACAGCATGGGTGAAAAAATAGCTGACGGCTTTAAAACAGGTCTTAAATTCAAATAA
- a CDS encoding glycosyltransferase family 2 protein has translation MTKISVIMPVFNEERYIRKAIESVLSQSLTDFELIIVNDGSTDSTLDIINSFNDDRIILINQQNQGPGASRNNALKIAGGDYVMFLDGDDFYLRDTLKTAYGEISSKDCDISIFQIIKYDGDGYSENSWFNLDNFPEEFETRVFNPHDCRDFLFDISVSAAQKIFRRDFLENINAKFPEGIYFEDMPFFFYTFLKAKRVSIIKRHLYVRRKHEGSITESVDSKFLDTVPAGQILMDIFIENGWYDIYLFDLLAFKINGPRYALMGIEEKYKESLYLLIKKDYESIKLSSYYNDYLENLGPVKRKFFKDILKSDDYQEFKTLNQTNSSPAK, from the coding sequence ATGACTAAAATTTCAGTTATAATGCCGGTTTTTAATGAGGAAAGATATATTCGAAAAGCAATTGAAAGCGTTTTAAGCCAGTCATTAACTGATTTTGAATTGATAATTGTCAATGACGGCTCAACAGATTCCACTTTGGATATAATAAATAGCTTCAATGATGATAGAATCATACTGATTAATCAGCAAAATCAGGGTCCCGGAGCATCTAGAAACAATGCATTAAAGATTGCCGGAGGTGATTATGTGATGTTTTTAGACGGTGATGACTTTTATTTAAGGGATACTTTAAAAACTGCTTACGGAGAGATAAGCTCAAAGGACTGTGACATTTCTATTTTTCAAATCATAAAGTATGACGGTGATGGCTACTCCGAAAACAGCTGGTTTAATCTGGACAATTTTCCTGAGGAATTTGAGACAAGAGTATTCAATCCTCATGACTGCAGAGACTTTCTATTTGATATATCTGTAAGTGCCGCTCAAAAGATATTCAGAAGGGACTTTCTTGAAAATATAAATGCAAAGTTTCCTGAAGGCATCTATTTTGAGGATATGCCATTTTTCTTTTACACATTTTTAAAAGCGAAGAGGGTTTCAATTATAAAAAGGCACTTGTATGTCAGAAGAAAGCATGAGGGATCAATAACTGAGTCTGTTGACAGCAAGTTTCTAGACACCGTTCCTGCAGGACAGATATTAATGGACATTTTTATTGAAAATGGGTGGTATGATATATATTTATTTGACCTGCTTGCCTTCAAAATCAATGGTCCTCGATATGCTTTAATGGGCATTGAAGAAAAATACAAAGAAAGTTTATATCTATTAATTAAAAAAGACTACGAATCAATTAAATTATCCTCATATTATAATGACTATCTTGAAAATCTGGGACCTGTAAAAAGGAAATTTTTTAAAGACATTTTAAAGTCAGATGACTATCAGGAATTCAAAACCCTGAACCAGACAAACTCTTCGCCTGCAAAATAG
- a CDS encoding DUF4411 family protein translates to MQYVFDTNILIDMHENYFPTVFDTVWDKVKELIDDGTMVSITEVKLELKSEPIKNHWLNIESQCNETLFKELLNGEEECIPLIEALPIYKEEFRRNRIVTSLENEWGNYATVVADPWLIAYGWKNGAVVVTNEKPTKKHNIPHVCDELGVGHVNLRQFFEDNNIKF, encoded by the coding sequence ATGCAATATGTTTTTGACACAAATATTTTAATTGACATGCATGAGAATTATTTCCCTACAGTATTCGATACAGTTTGGGATAAAGTAAAGGAATTAATCGATGATGGAACTATGGTTTCCATTACTGAAGTAAAATTAGAATTAAAATCCGAACCTATTAAAAATCATTGGTTAAATATCGAATCCCAATGTAATGAAACATTATTTAAGGAATTGCTTAATGGTGAAGAAGAATGCATCCCATTAATTGAAGCGTTGCCAATTTATAAAGAAGAATTTCGAAGAAACCGTATTGTCACTTCTCTTGAAAATGAATGGGGAAATTATGCAACTGTTGTTGCTGATCCATGGCTCATTGCTTATGGTTGGAAAAATGGTGCAGTGGTTGTTACTAATGAAAAACCAACAAAAAAACATAATATTCCACATGTCTGTGATGAATTGGGAGTGGGACATGTTAATCTAAGACAGTTTTTTGAAGACAATAATATTAAATTTTAA
- a CDS encoding ImmA/IrrE family metallo-endopeptidase: MPNALNVNPAMIKWARKDAGFSLDELPGYLKDAEKWETGEKVPTWTDLRNMAKKYKRPSFFYFLSKPPIDNDDFIEFRSDEKIEEFSPELRLEIRKAKSRRNAYIRIHEDMGIPIPNFKKHVCNEKNPIKLGQYIREYLNVDFETQQKWILNNNGNRDGTHKSFLDHWKEVCFDLGILVFETNGVLESEISGCSIYYDYCPIILLNGKNYHNRRIFTLMHELAHLIQGTSAICDVDKHNKKEAFCNNVAAEILMPQDTFKNLHLFTKNKHELKVARLSNIYGVSKQSIVYKLNNSGFIDDGLKNEWIIKIESDNQIMREKDAERRRNSEPHISTISMKRKQDGASYTRLILDAYDNDIITSTQAMRYLDTSLDKIKGLDLEIRG, from the coding sequence ATGCCAAATGCACTTAATGTAAATCCTGCAATGATAAAATGGGCTAGAAAGGATGCTGGATTTTCATTAGATGAATTGCCAGGTTATCTAAAAGATGCTGAAAAATGGGAAACTGGTGAAAAGGTTCCTACATGGACAGATTTAAGAAACATGGCAAAAAAATACAAAAGACCATCATTCTTTTATTTCCTTTCAAAACCTCCTATTGATAATGATGATTTTATTGAATTTAGATCTGATGAAAAAATAGAAGAGTTTAGCCCTGAATTAAGATTAGAGATTAGAAAAGCGAAATCCAGAAGAAATGCATATATCAGAATTCATGAAGATATGGGCATACCGATACCAAACTTCAAAAAACATGTTTGCAATGAGAAAAATCCTATTAAATTAGGTCAATATATTAGGGAATATCTAAATGTTGATTTCGAAACACAACAAAAATGGATATTAAATAATAACGGAAATCGCGATGGAACTCATAAAAGTTTCTTAGACCATTGGAAAGAAGTTTGTTTTGATTTAGGGATATTAGTATTTGAAACAAATGGGGTCTTGGAATCCGAAATAAGTGGATGTTCAATTTATTATGACTATTGTCCAATTATATTGCTTAACGGTAAAAATTATCATAATAGAAGAATTTTCACATTAATGCATGAGTTAGCTCACTTAATACAAGGAACTAGCGCCATATGTGATGTGGATAAGCATAACAAAAAAGAAGCATTTTGCAATAATGTTGCTGCTGAGATACTAATGCCTCAGGATACATTTAAAAACCTTCATTTATTCACAAAAAATAAACATGAATTAAAAGTCGCTAGACTATCTAATATTTATGGAGTTAGTAAACAGAGTATTGTTTACAAGTTAAATAATAGCGGTTTTATCGATGATGGATTAAAAAATGAATGGATTATAAAGATTGAAAGTGATAATCAAATAATGAGGGAAAAAGATGCTGAAAGGAGAAGGAATAGTGAACCTCATATTTCAACAATTTCCATGAAAAGAAAACAGGATGGTGCTTCATACACAAGATTAATTCTGGATGCTTATGATAATGACATAATTACTTCCACCCAGGCAATGAGATATTTGGATACATCTTTAGATAAAATAAAAGGTTTGGACTTGGAGATTAGGGGGTAA
- a CDS encoding zinc ribbon domain-containing protein yields the protein MKCPNCQSENSDTAKFCKKCGTALNTEPAPNSHESMVKSMNEHKSQNNNTKIIIVALVIVAVVLAGAFVYMFTSGNSASNSANHADSASQNTSKVDTSDDDEPATASKTSDSSSSKSSSSSMTIKGGSFSTGSADADKTYASINVGKEHAGESVIVQIFYSRDGNSLNNGNMVPAHVHDDGYLYITSADAYLYYPDYATIKLYDSNSNLLDTQSVSLAATSGTQTF from the coding sequence ATGAAATGTCCAAATTGTCAAAGTGAAAATTCAGATACAGCTAAATTCTGTAAGAAATGCGGAACTGCACTGAATACAGAGCCTGCACCTAATAGTCATGAAAGTATGGTTAAATCAATGAATGAACACAAGTCACAGAATAATAATACCAAAATTATTATTGTTGCTTTAGTGATTGTAGCTGTTGTTTTGGCAGGTGCATTCGTTTATATGTTTACTTCAGGAAATTCGGCCAGTAATTCTGCAAACCATGCGGATTCAGCATCTCAAAACACTTCCAAGGTAGACACATCAGATGACGATGAACCTGCAACTGCTTCTAAAACTTCAGACTCATCTTCATCCAAATCATCCAGTTCGTCAATGACTATTAAGGGAGGCAGTTTCTCTACTGGAAGTGCAGATGCAGACAAGACTTATGCGTCAATCAATGTTGGAAAAGAACATGCCGGTGAAAGCGTTATTGTTCAGATTTTCTATTCAAGGGACGGCAATTCCTTAAACAACGGTAATATGGTACCTGCACATGTGCATGATGACGGTTATCTGTACATTACCAGTGCTGATGCATATCTTTACTATCCGGATTATGCTACAATCAAATTATATGATTCAAACAGCAATCTTTTGGATACACAAAGTGTTTCCCTTGCAGCTACAAGCGGAACACAAACATTTTAA
- a CDS encoding amino acid ABC transporter ATP-binding protein has protein sequence MSLLEIKNLKKSFGDNVVLKDISLSVEKGEVLAIIGPSGSGKSTLLRCITDLEVEDSGEINFNGTFGLVFQNFNLFPHHSVMKNITNAPIRVQKRDKTEVFQHARKLLAQMGLEDKEDAYPCELSGGQQQRVSIARALAMNPDILFFDEPTSALDPELTGEILTVIKDLAAQHMTMVIVTHEMAFARNVADTIIFMDGGVIVEEGSPDEVFSSDNQRMKEFLGKFYD, from the coding sequence ATGAGTTTACTTGAAATTAAAAATCTTAAAAAAAGTTTTGGTGACAATGTAGTTTTAAAGGATATTTCCCTCAGTGTCGAAAAGGGTGAAGTATTGGCAATAATCGGACCTTCAGGTTCAGGTAAATCTACATTGCTTCGATGCATTACAGATTTGGAAGTGGAAGACAGCGGAGAGATTAATTTTAACGGAACATTCGGACTTGTTTTCCAGAATTTCAATTTGTTCCCGCATCATTCAGTAATGAAAAACATTACAAATGCACCGATTCGTGTGCAGAAAAGAGACAAGACAGAAGTATTCCAGCATGCAAGAAAACTCCTGGCTCAGATGGGTCTTGAAGATAAGGAAGATGCCTATCCGTGCGAGCTTTCAGGAGGTCAGCAGCAAAGGGTTTCAATTGCTAGAGCACTGGCAATGAATCCGGACATACTCTTTTTCGATGAACCTACCTCAGCGCTTGACCCTGAACTGACAGGTGAAATTTTAACTGTCATAAAGGATTTGGCTGCTCAGCACATGACAATGGTCATCGTAACTCACGAAATGGCCTTTGCACGTAACGTTGCAGATACAATCATCTTCATGGACGGAGGAGTGATTGTAGAGGAAGGATCTCCTGATGAAGTATTTTCATCAGATAACCAAAGAATGAAAGAATTCTTGGGAAAATTCTACGATTAA
- a CDS encoding amino acid ABC transporter permease, translating into MILSTVIEQLLGGMVTSIEIFLLTLLFSLPLGLAIAAGRMSNFAPLRWLMKLYISVMRGTPLMLQLIVVFFAPYYVFGINLSADYRFIAVIIAFTINYAAYFAEIYRGGIESINSGQYEAAQVLGYSKVETFFIIIMPQVFKVILPSVTNEVITLVKDTSLSFVIAIPEMFTVAKQIAAADASISALLVAGLFYYLFNILVAFVMEHIENRLDYYE; encoded by the coding sequence ATGATATTATCTACAGTAATTGAACAGTTACTAGGAGGTATGGTTACCTCTATTGAGATATTTCTATTAACTCTCTTATTCTCTCTTCCTTTAGGTTTGGCTATAGCCGCAGGGAGAATGAGTAATTTTGCACCTTTAAGGTGGTTAATGAAGTTATATATCTCAGTCATGAGAGGTACACCATTGATGCTGCAGTTGATTGTTGTATTTTTCGCACCGTATTATGTATTTGGAATTAATCTTTCAGCCGATTATAGATTTATTGCGGTAATCATTGCATTTACAATTAATTATGCGGCTTACTTTGCTGAAATCTATAGGGGAGGAATCGAATCTATTAACAGTGGACAATATGAAGCTGCTCAAGTATTGGGTTATAGTAAGGTTGAAACATTCTTTATTATTATCATGCCTCAGGTGTTCAAGGTTATTCTTCCTTCAGTAACTAATGAAGTAATTACTCTTGTAAAAGATACTTCTCTATCATTTGTAATTGCAATACCTGAAATGTTTACAGTAGCAAAACAGATTGCAGCAGCAGATGCTTCAATTTCAGCATTGCTTGTAGCAGGTTTATTCTACTACTTATTCAACATCCTGGTTGCATTCGTAATGGAGCATATTGAAAACAGATTGGATTATTATGAATAG
- a CDS encoding amino acid ABC transporter substrate-binding protein, whose translation MNKKIGFILVIVLVSLMMLGSVSAGLFDFMGGNNANKTQNDESTFIVGFDAEFPPYGYKDDNGSYVGFDLDLAKEVCKRNNWTFVAQPIDWDAKDAEIDSGSIDCIWNGFTMDGREKDYTWSDPYFDNKQVFVVKSDSGINSISGLKDKIVETQKDSSALAALQGGNKTIADTFKTLNQVADYNTAFMDLESGVCDAVAMDSGVAEYQIHQKNGTSFSILNESMTTEKYGIGFKNGNTDLRDKVQKTLDEMFADGTVKEIASKYGISEDALIHK comes from the coding sequence ATGAATAAAAAGATAGGTTTTATTTTAGTTATAGTCCTCGTATCTTTAATGATGCTAGGTTCTGTAAGTGCGGGCTTATTTGATTTTATGGGCGGTAACAATGCTAATAAAACCCAAAATGATGAAAGCACTTTTATCGTAGGTTTTGATGCAGAATTCCCACCATATGGATACAAAGATGACAATGGAAGCTATGTTGGTTTCGATTTAGATTTAGCAAAAGAAGTTTGTAAAAGAAATAACTGGACATTTGTAGCTCAACCTATTGATTGGGATGCAAAGGACGCTGAAATCGATTCCGGATCTATTGACTGTATTTGGAACGGATTTACCATGGACGGCAGGGAAAAAGATTACACCTGGTCTGACCCTTACTTTGATAACAAACAGGTATTCGTTGTAAAATCAGACTCCGGTATTAATTCAATTTCAGGTTTAAAAGATAAAATTGTTGAAACACAAAAAGATTCATCTGCATTGGCTGCTCTTCAAGGCGGAAACAAAACTATTGCAGATACATTTAAAACCTTAAATCAGGTAGCTGATTATAATACTGCATTCATGGACCTTGAATCAGGTGTATGTGACGCAGTAGCTATGGACAGTGGTGTTGCAGAATACCAAATCCATCAGAAAAACGGCACCAGTTTCAGTATTTTAAATGAATCTATGACAACAGAAAAATACGGTATCGGATTTAAAAACGGAAACACTGATTTAAGAGATAAAGTACAAAAAACATTAGACGAAATGTTTGCAGACGGTACTGTAAAAGAAATCGCTTCAAAATACGGTATTTCTGAAGATGCTTTAATCCACAAATAA